A genome region from Bacillaceae bacterium IKA-2 includes the following:
- a CDS encoding peptidylprolyl isomerase: MRFIKYFLLAILMILVISGCGQVISDENEGTVDEATPSDSMQSSEEVLPEERVVKMTTNKGDITIKLFPQYAPLAVENFITHSETGYYEGVIFHRVIEDFMIQGGDPDGTGMGGESTYGGSFEDEFSPSLSHLRGALSMANRGPNTNGSQFFIIDAEAGTPHLDGVHTVFGHVIEGMDVVDAIAEVEVGPGDRPIDEIVIESIEIIQ; the protein is encoded by the coding sequence ATGCGTTTTATTAAGTATTTTTTATTAGCTATTCTGATGATATTAGTCATTTCTGGATGTGGACAAGTGATTTCAGATGAAAACGAAGGAACAGTGGACGAAGCGACTCCAAGTGACTCCATGCAGTCTAGTGAAGAAGTGCTGCCAGAGGAAAGAGTAGTGAAAATGACCACAAATAAAGGTGATATTACCATTAAGCTTTTCCCTCAGTATGCTCCACTGGCAGTAGAAAACTTTATTACTCATAGTGAAACGGGTTATTATGAGGGAGTCATTTTTCATAGAGTTATCGAAGATTTCATGATCCAAGGAGGCGATCCAGACGGCACTGGTATGGGTGGTGAGAGTACTTACGGGGGATCGTTTGAAGATGAATTTTCACCTTCATTATCTCATCTAAGAGGAGCACTATCGATGGCTAATCGTGGGCCTAATACGAATGGAAGTCAATTTTTTATTATTGATGCAGAGGCAGGAACGCCACATTTAGATGGTGTCCACACTGTATTTGGACATGTTATTGAAGGAATGGATGTTGTTGATGCGATTGCTGAAGTGGAAGTCGGCCCAGGTGATCGTCCAATAGATGAGATCGTGATTGAGAGTATTGAAATTATTCAGTAG
- a CDS encoding YhcN/YlaJ family sporulation lipoprotein has translation MKKGVIASVGLLVIIFYINGCGIINRGADPNLENDPSAFDAHKHQQIDSNLSGYGNVDKSEQEANITEQMILELIKINTVDEVRIITYQNEFLIAVDNEADDRKALKTVIINYLNTNFPTKKVRVVTDPETVNQIFFLDEGFQSDGLSEEYGIQLKEFFYVEVDENVDGQFR, from the coding sequence ATGAAAAAAGGAGTAATCGCTAGTGTTGGTCTACTTGTGATAATTTTTTATATAAATGGCTGTGGCATTATTAATCGTGGAGCTGATCCTAATTTGGAAAATGATCCAAGCGCCTTTGATGCCCATAAACATCAGCAAATCGATTCGAACCTTAGTGGTTATGGAAATGTCGACAAATCGGAACAAGAGGCTAATATAACAGAACAAATGATCTTAGAGTTGATCAAAATAAATACGGTAGATGAAGTTAGAATCATTACTTATCAAAACGAATTTTTAATTGCTGTCGATAATGAAGCCGATGATCGAAAAGCCTTAAAGACTGTCATTATTAATTATCTGAACACCAATTTTCCAACTAAAAAGGTAAGGGTGGTTACAGATCCAGAAACTGTTAACCAGATTTTCTTTCTAGACGAGGGGTTTCAAAGTGACGGTTTAAGTGAAGAATATGGTATCCAACTAAAGGAATTCTTTTACGTTGAAGTAGATGAAAATGTAGATGGTCAATTTAGGTGA
- a CDS encoding EAL-associated domain-containing protein, translating to MDALEVIIHKEKIAPYFQPIIGAEKQNVAGYEVLGRINIDDEWRNLGGFFNNEAIPEEYIIEIDEHIQRLAFEYYCDLELKVDLFLNCNVNILVNDDDFSEKLLTRMKAYEKRGLSLNNIVIVIREDDYRGDLSQLRHLIIYYQSFGIQIAIDGVGSGGSNLERISQIEPDILKVDLNFIEGERISQANRDVMYSISIFARKIGAALLFEGIGDLTKLNAAWRNGGRFYKGFYLAKPSPKFIDENYCKKKLTAEFQQFINYERNKLTKQYLFIEQLNKRLEPVIKKEKKFTCDDLIKAISSSLDDVCFRIYICDQYGFQTSANFEKQANRKWEAQPGYMEKNWSWRPYFLETIVRMQYDKRGILSDLYNDIETNEFIRTFSYPINEELYLFLDLSYAFLFEKEGLL from the coding sequence TTGGATGCATTAGAGGTTATCATACATAAGGAGAAAATTGCCCCTTATTTTCAACCGATCATAGGGGCAGAAAAACAGAATGTAGCTGGTTATGAAGTACTAGGGAGAATTAATATCGACGACGAGTGGAGAAACCTAGGCGGATTTTTTAATAATGAAGCAATTCCTGAAGAATATATTATTGAAATTGATGAACATATTCAACGGTTAGCTTTTGAATATTATTGTGATTTAGAGCTAAAAGTAGATTTATTTTTAAATTGTAATGTTAATATTTTAGTCAATGATGATGACTTTTCAGAAAAACTTCTGACGAGGATGAAAGCTTATGAAAAAAGGGGTTTATCTCTGAACAATATTGTTATCGTGATTCGTGAAGATGATTATCGTGGTGATTTATCTCAGCTTCGTCATTTAATTATCTATTACCAAAGTTTTGGGATCCAGATTGCTATTGATGGTGTCGGAAGCGGCGGTAGTAATTTAGAGAGAATTTCCCAAATTGAACCTGATATTTTAAAAGTAGACTTAAATTTTATTGAAGGAGAAAGAATCTCCCAAGCCAACCGTGATGTGATGTATTCGATCTCAATATTTGCGAGAAAAATTGGTGCGGCACTTCTCTTTGAGGGAATTGGCGATCTAACAAAGTTAAATGCCGCTTGGCGTAACGGTGGCCGCTTTTACAAGGGTTTTTATTTAGCAAAACCTTCCCCAAAATTTATTGACGAAAATTATTGTAAGAAAAAGTTAACAGCAGAGTTTCAGCAATTTATTAATTATGAGCGGAATAAATTAACTAAACAATATCTTTTTATAGAACAATTAAATAAACGCCTTGAACCAGTGATCAAGAAAGAGAAAAAATTTACCTGTGATGATTTAATTAAAGCTATCTCGAGCTCTCTAGATGACGTTTGTTTTCGAATTTATATTTGTGATCAATACGGATTTCAAACTTCCGCTAACTTTGAAAAACAAGCCAATCGTAAATGGGAAGCACAACCCGGTTATATGGAGAAAAATTGGAGTTGGCGGCCTTATTTTTTAGAAACAATTGTTAGAATGCAATATGATAAAAGAGGAATCCTCTCAGATTTATATAATGATATTGAAACAAATGAATTTATTCGAACTTTCTCTTATCCAATAAACGAAGAACTGTACTTATTTCTTGATTTGTCTTATGCGTTTTTATTTGAAAAAGAAGGATTGTTATAG
- a CDS encoding YwpF-like family protein: MKTFKLCSLVVQLDKETEPVEIPIIVGLIINKEEKQKNWLIEAIVSEDWEKYFWDIHKSQQPIMAEVTITNKTNDPATFVCTVKSINKLNNKVSVFLDGLLVAKEDDFSDTILRSIIDEGFEGEEIIAEFKKRKKDRSHKMQGAVNNAFVKVKGKFFE; encoded by the coding sequence ATGAAAACATTTAAATTATGTTCATTAGTTGTTCAATTGGACAAAGAAACCGAGCCAGTTGAGATACCAATTATAGTTGGCTTAATCATTAATAAAGAGGAAAAGCAAAAAAATTGGTTAATTGAAGCGATTGTTTCGGAAGATTGGGAGAAATACTTTTGGGACATACATAAGAGTCAACAGCCAATTATGGCAGAAGTGACAATTACAAATAAAACGAATGATCCTGCAACATTTGTTTGTACAGTGAAAAGTATTAATAAATTGAACAATAAAGTTAGTGTTTTTCTTGATGGGCTTTTAGTCGCGAAAGAAGATGATTTTTCAGATACGATCTTACGAAGTATCATCGATGAAGGATTTGAAGGAGAAGAGATCATTGCTGAATTTAAAAAACGAAAAAAAGACCGCAGCCATAAGATGCAAGGAGCGGTAAATAACGCTTTTGTAAAAGTTAAAGGCAAGTTTTTTGAATAA
- a CDS encoding 2-hydroxyglutaryl-CoA dehydratase: MKTTLAKTIEPERKQWYEPIPKKYSKEEISSTTILFGGLTIMHDMLIEAAIRGLGYKIKALDCPDIASLQIGREFGNRGQCNPTYFTVGNLIKYLKDLEKAGQSKAEIIDNYLFMTSGSCGPCRFGTYVTEYRKALRDAGYDGFRVLLFQQQAGIKQIAGDASAIQLNTTFFISVLKAVFIGDILNTIGYRIRPYEIEPGTTNQVLSECRTKLYDALLLKRALIPVLLSCKAAIKEIKVDWTKIKPKISVIGEFWAMTTEGDGNYKLQQFLESEGAEVDAQPVAAWILFLIWEGRFDTSRRINLKKLDQGKSGLAGKKPQQKLINLALADRTVRIMFQFYAKLLGLHYYQLPDMDELAQYAHRYYDNHNRGGEGHMEVGKLLLNVTKKKANMTISVKPFGCMPSSGVSDGIQSFITEKYPEAIFLPIETTGDGAVNVYSRVQMMLFKAKQAAQKEYQEAVLAKRQNKIQLDEQVASKHSFKHKVACSAANVLYSQ; the protein is encoded by the coding sequence ATGAAAACAACGCTAGCAAAAACTATTGAGCCTGAAAGAAAGCAATGGTATGAGCCGATTCCGAAAAAGTATTCAAAAGAAGAAATTAGTTCAACAACGATTCTTTTCGGTGGCTTAACAATTATGCATGACATGCTTATTGAAGCGGCAATTCGTGGCTTGGGCTATAAAATTAAAGCATTAGATTGTCCCGATATCGCTTCCTTACAAATTGGCAGAGAATTTGGTAATCGCGGCCAATGTAATCCCACTTACTTTACAGTTGGAAATTTAATAAAATATTTAAAAGATCTTGAAAAAGCAGGCCAATCAAAAGCGGAAATTATCGATAACTATTTGTTTATGACAAGTGGCTCATGTGGACCATGCAGGTTTGGTACTTATGTTACGGAGTATCGAAAGGCGCTGCGAGATGCAGGTTATGACGGTTTTAGAGTCCTCTTATTTCAGCAGCAAGCTGGCATAAAACAAATTGCTGGTGATGCGAGTGCAATCCAATTAAATACCACTTTTTTTATTTCTGTCTTAAAGGCAGTCTTTATCGGTGATATCTTAAATACGATCGGCTACCGAATTCGACCTTATGAAATAGAGCCAGGTACAACGAATCAAGTTCTGAGTGAATGTAGAACTAAGCTTTATGATGCTTTATTGCTTAAAAGAGCGCTGATTCCTGTTTTACTTAGTTGTAAAGCTGCTATTAAAGAAATTAAAGTTGACTGGACAAAAATAAAACCAAAAATAAGTGTGATTGGTGAGTTTTGGGCGATGACAACAGAAGGTGATGGAAATTATAAATTACAACAATTTCTTGAAAGTGAAGGAGCTGAAGTCGACGCGCAACCAGTGGCTGCTTGGATTTTATTTTTAATTTGGGAAGGTCGATTTGATACTTCGAGGCGAATCAATTTAAAGAAACTTGACCAAGGTAAATCTGGACTAGCAGGAAAAAAACCACAACAAAAACTAATAAACTTAGCGTTAGCAGACCGTACTGTTCGAATAATGTTTCAATTTTATGCGAAGCTACTTGGGCTTCATTATTATCAGCTGCCTGATATGGATGAGCTTGCTCAGTATGCTCACCGATATTATGACAATCACAATCGTGGTGGAGAAGGTCATATGGAAGTAGGAAAGCTGCTTTTAAACGTTACAAAGAAAAAAGCAAATATGACGATCTCTGTGAAGCCATTTGGTTGTATGCCTTCATCAGGGGTCTCCGATGGAATTCAGTCGTTCATTACAGAAAAATACCCTGAAGCGATTTTTTTACCTATTGAAACAACGGGTGATGGAGCAGTTAATGTCTATAGTCGCGTACAAATGATGTTGTTTAAGGCAAAACAAGCGGCCCAAAAAGAATATCAAGAAGCAGTTCTAGCAAAGCGACAAAATAAAATTCAACTTGATGAGCAGGTAGCTTCAAAGCATTCCTTTAAGCATAAAGTTGCTTGTTCAGCAGCCAATGTGTTATATAGTCAGTAA
- the metA gene encoding homoserine O-succinyltransferase: MPIKIPDALPAKEILLNENIFIMDESRAYSQDIRPLKIVILNLMPVKEITETQLLRLLGNSPLQVEVVFIHPDSHDSKNTAKKHLTAFYHTIDEIKERKFDGMIITGAPIEQLQFNDVNYWNELKHIMDWSITNVTSTLHICWGAQAGLFHHYGVPKHHLKEKIFGVFPHVIYNRTIKLLRGFDDEYVIPQSRYTEVRREDIEKVPDLEILSESVESGVNIVASKNGKHIFVAGHFEYDSTTLKSEYERDLDKGLDICCPMNYFANDDTKTEPRFRWRAHANLFFSNWLNYYVYQETPYDLNK, encoded by the coding sequence ATGCCAATAAAAATTCCAGATGCTTTACCAGCGAAAGAAATTTTACTTAATGAAAATATATTTATTATGGACGAGAGCAGGGCTTACTCCCAAGATATACGTCCCTTGAAAATTGTTATCTTGAACTTAATGCCAGTAAAAGAAATAACTGAAACTCAACTTCTTCGCTTACTCGGAAACAGCCCGTTACAAGTAGAAGTCGTATTTATTCATCCTGATAGCCATGATTCAAAAAATACGGCTAAAAAACATTTAACGGCTTTCTACCATACGATAGATGAAATAAAAGAAAGAAAGTTTGACGGGATGATTATTACAGGTGCACCTATTGAGCAGCTTCAATTTAATGATGTGAATTATTGGAATGAGTTAAAGCATATTATGGATTGGTCTATTACCAATGTTACTTCTACCTTGCATATATGTTGGGGAGCACAAGCAGGTCTATTTCATCATTATGGTGTTCCGAAACATCATTTAAAAGAAAAAATATTTGGTGTTTTTCCACACGTCATCTACAACCGTACTATCAAGTTATTGAGAGGTTTTGATGATGAATATGTTATCCCGCAGTCAAGGTATACGGAAGTGAGAAGAGAAGATATTGAAAAAGTACCAGATCTAGAGATTCTCTCGGAATCAGTTGAATCAGGAGTAAACATTGTTGCCTCTAAAAACGGGAAACATATTTTTGTTGCTGGTCATTTCGAATATGATTCAACAACGCTAAAATCTGAATATGAAAGAGATTTGGATAAGGGCTTAGATATCTGTTGTCCAATGAACTACTTTGCTAATGATGATACAAAAACAGAACCTCGTTTTCGTTGGAGGGCTCATGCGAATTTATTTTTTTCTAATTGGCTAAATTATTATGTTTACCAAGAAACGCCTTATGATTTAAACAAGTAA
- a CDS encoding ABC transporter ATP-binding protein produces MTTPVVSINNLSKIIQGKTIIDQISFDIYPGEVFGFLGPNGAGKTTTIRMIVGLISITEGEVLIKGKNIEKNFEEAITHVGAIVENPEMYKFLSGYKNLVHYARMVNGVTNERINEVVKLVGLTERIHEKVRTYSLGMRQRLGLAQALLHSPSILILDEPTNGLDPAGIREIRDYLRKLAREEGLAVMVSSHLLSEMELMCDRIGIIQKGKVIGVQTMSEFINGESGVVVGYQVDDTNAAVQVLKEQFPINSFTINGDFVEVILDKETIPKVNAAFVSQNVKVYSIGQRSKSLEDKFLEITGGDQIV; encoded by the coding sequence ATGACAACGCCTGTTGTTTCAATAAATAATCTCTCAAAAATAATCCAAGGAAAGACAATCATTGATCAAATAAGTTTTGATATATATCCAGGAGAAGTGTTTGGGTTTCTCGGTCCGAATGGGGCTGGTAAAACGACAACAATTCGTATGATAGTTGGGTTAATTTCGATAACTGAGGGAGAAGTACTCATAAAAGGAAAAAATATTGAAAAAAACTTTGAAGAAGCAATTACTCATGTTGGTGCTATTGTTGAAAACCCAGAAATGTATAAATTTTTGTCCGGTTATAAAAATTTAGTTCACTATGCGAGAATGGTAAATGGTGTTACAAACGAGCGGATTAATGAGGTTGTAAAGCTTGTTGGCTTAACAGAACGAATTCATGAAAAGGTTCGCACCTATTCATTAGGGATGAGACAAAGGCTAGGCCTAGCTCAAGCGTTATTGCATTCTCCATCGATATTAATCTTGGATGAGCCAACTAATGGTTTAGACCCTGCTGGAATTAGAGAAATCCGCGATTATTTACGAAAATTAGCGCGCGAAGAAGGTTTGGCTGTTATGGTCTCGAGTCATCTGTTATCTGAAATGGAGCTGATGTGTGATCGAATTGGGATTATCCAAAAAGGTAAAGTAATTGGCGTACAGACGATGAGTGAGTTTATTAATGGTGAGTCAGGAGTTGTCGTCGGTTATCAAGTCGATGATACAAATGCTGCGGTGCAAGTGTTAAAAGAACAGTTCCCGATAAATTCTTTTACCATTAATGGTGATTTTGTTGAAGTTATTTTAGATAAAGAAACGATCCCAAAAGTAAATGCCGCATTTGTTAGTCAGAATGTTAAGGTTTATAGCATTGGGCAAAGGTCTAAATCGCTAGAAGATAAATTCTTAGAAATCACAGGTGGTGATCAAATTGTTTAA
- a CDS encoding ABC transporter permease has translation MFNLIRLIQNENMKIYYRPGTWVMFAILISILLIIGIFTKFIIEDPANSNWQETVLAENVNKQMAVDDASLPGTMREVYQRDIILNDYRLEYDIPPVETKSFWGYITSAVNLISIITMFTIIVAAGMVASEFSWGTIKLLLIRPVSRAKILLSKYIVTFLFALLMLLVLFAFSFAIGGSFFGASTITHPYLYFEGGNVVERNMIVHLVMLYGLSSVELLMMVTFAFMISTVFRSSSLAIGLALFLMFTGTQLVYVLSQYQWVKYILFANTYLGQYIEGTPIVEGMTMTFSLVVLAVYFITFNALTWIVFQKRDIAA, from the coding sequence TTGTTTAACCTTATCCGACTTATCCAAAATGAAAATATGAAAATATACTATCGTCCTGGAACGTGGGTTATGTTTGCGATTTTAATTTCTATTCTACTAATTATCGGTATTTTTACAAAGTTTATCATAGAAGACCCTGCCAATAGTAATTGGCAAGAAACAGTCTTAGCAGAGAATGTTAACAAGCAAATGGCAGTTGATGACGCATCACTGCCTGGGACTATGCGGGAGGTCTATCAAAGAGATATTATATTAAACGACTACCGCCTAGAATATGATATTCCTCCAGTAGAAACAAAAAGCTTTTGGGGTTACATTACTTCTGCAGTAAACTTAATTAGTATTATTACAATGTTTACAATTATTGTAGCGGCAGGAATGGTAGCATCGGAATTTTCATGGGGAACAATTAAGTTACTGCTAATTCGTCCAGTATCAAGAGCTAAAATTTTACTTTCTAAATATATAGTGACATTTTTGTTCGCATTATTAATGTTATTAGTCTTGTTCGCATTTTCATTTGCTATTGGTGGCTCATTCTTCGGTGCTTCAACAATTACTCACCCGTACTTGTATTTTGAAGGTGGAAATGTAGTAGAACGAAACATGATTGTCCACTTAGTAATGTTATATGGTTTAAGTAGTGTTGAGTTATTAATGATGGTGACGTTTGCCTTTATGATTTCTACAGTATTTCGCAGCAGTTCGCTTGCAATTGGGTTGGCATTGTTTTTGATGTTTACAGGGACACAACTTGTTTATGTACTAAGTCAATATCAATGGGTGAAATATATTTTATTTGCCAACACATATTTGGGACAATACATCGAAGGAACGCCAATTGTCGAGGGGATGACAATGACATTCTCGTTAGTGGTGC
- a CDS encoding BadF/BadG/BcrA/BcrD ATPase family protein, with protein sequence MSGKELVIGVDVGSTTVKAAVISPHSKKILWSKYKRHHTRQAELVFSFLEDILNEFRVDNHSNIRIFVTGSGGLPLADILGAKFVQEVNAVTMAVEELHPNAGSVVELGGQDAKIIIFKENEKTGGKHAITSMNDKCASGTGATIDKCMIKVGMEEKEVMNLQFDDSKLHHVAAKCGVFAETDIVNLTKSGIPAPEIMCSLADAIVLQNLSVLSRGNTLRHEVILLGGPNTYLPFLQACWKKRIKEVWDERQYDYPRHIDIDELIYVPDHSQYYAAFGAAVYGLHEPKNVGVLKGISSLNDYIMFGRKSKLGKTAGPPLVKDQQELDQFKKAYQIPAFLPAEFSKGEIIRAILGVDGGSTSSKAVLTDEKGQVLFKAYQLSKGNPLQDTKQLLKLLKEQAEVNGAILEIVGFGATGYAADVLEKTLNADVNIVETVAHMQSAVHFCGDIDVICDVGGQDIKVLFLKNGEIRNFRLSNQCSAGNGMLLQAMADQFGIEIDKYAETAFQAELSPKFSYGCAVFLDTDRVNFQKEGFSKEELLAGLAFVLPKNIWQYVVQIPRMAELGKRFVLQGGTQNNLAAVKAQVDYIKERVPNAEVFVHPHTGEAGAIGAAMEALRVVKRKGGTSFIGLDTALNIEYTTTNDHSTVCHFCENLCSRTFIDTTTLDGNTARYISGFSCEKGTVEDKESVIGLTKQRNALKVKYPNLVEYEAKKMFERFFEPDPMPSEEMLIDDVKLEKRIIPFLEPKRTDFKRRFQRSPQSAAEQRSKIKIGIPRVLGIWSTAPFWKTYFEVIGLDLKNVIFSDYTSEGLWMKGGKYGSVDPCYPSKVVQAHVHNLLTKHHEKHELNFIFFPCITHLPTFLDNVMDTSSCPIVSGSPNVIKAAFTKETDFFKVKNVTYLDPAVTFVEKNFMKQQLFEAFCRLLMITEDENSFAVDQGLKAMGAFDKKMEAKGKAILEDVEKNGRLALVMTGRPYHSDPGLNHRVLEEYQLKGYPILSMRSIPKDHDWVANYFRSDLQTKKISSPFDINDVWPENFSANSAQKVWATKFAARHPNLALLDLSSFKCGHDAPTYGIIDAITGTANVPYSALHDIDANKPSGSIKIRVKTYHHSLKLREEILEDELKRKQQREVLNGDSPVEETS encoded by the coding sequence ATGTCAGGGAAAGAATTAGTAATTGGTGTTGATGTCGGTTCCACAACTGTAAAAGCAGCTGTCATTTCACCTCATTCTAAAAAAATATTATGGTCAAAATATAAACGGCATCATACTAGACAAGCAGAATTAGTGTTTTCTTTTTTAGAAGATATTTTAAATGAGTTTCGTGTTGATAATCATAGTAATATCCGAATTTTTGTTACAGGCTCAGGAGGACTGCCATTAGCGGATATCCTTGGTGCAAAGTTTGTTCAAGAAGTTAATGCAGTAACAATGGCGGTTGAAGAACTTCATCCTAATGCAGGAAGTGTTGTTGAATTAGGTGGACAAGACGCAAAAATTATTATTTTTAAGGAAAATGAAAAAACTGGTGGCAAGCATGCGATTACATCGATGAATGATAAATGTGCATCTGGAACTGGCGCAACGATTGATAAATGTATGATTAAAGTTGGTATGGAAGAAAAAGAAGTGATGAATCTTCAATTTGACGATTCAAAGTTACACCACGTCGCTGCAAAATGTGGAGTTTTTGCGGAAACAGATATCGTTAATTTAACGAAATCTGGAATCCCAGCTCCAGAAATCATGTGCTCGTTAGCTGATGCCATTGTTTTGCAAAATTTATCAGTTTTAAGTAGAGGGAATACGCTCAGGCACGAGGTTATCCTCCTTGGCGGTCCAAATACATATTTACCTTTTTTACAAGCTTGCTGGAAGAAGCGAATTAAAGAAGTATGGGATGAGCGTCAATACGACTATCCTAGACATATCGATATAGATGAGTTAATTTATGTGCCAGATCATTCACAATACTATGCGGCATTTGGCGCTGCTGTTTATGGATTGCATGAACCTAAAAATGTTGGAGTACTGAAAGGGATTAGTTCTTTAAATGATTATATTATGTTTGGTCGAAAATCAAAGCTAGGGAAAACAGCAGGGCCACCACTTGTTAAAGATCAGCAAGAACTTGATCAATTCAAAAAAGCGTATCAAATTCCTGCTTTTCTGCCAGCTGAGTTTTCTAAAGGAGAAATTATTCGAGCAATTTTGGGTGTTGATGGCGGCTCAACCTCTTCAAAAGCGGTTTTAACCGATGAAAAGGGACAAGTTTTATTTAAAGCATACCAATTGTCAAAAGGTAATCCACTTCAAGATACGAAACAGCTATTAAAATTGTTAAAAGAGCAAGCAGAGGTAAATGGTGCGATCCTCGAGATTGTTGGATTCGGGGCGACAGGATATGCTGCTGATGTCTTAGAAAAAACATTAAATGCTGATGTAAATATCGTTGAAACTGTTGCTCACATGCAAAGTGCTGTTCATTTTTGTGGGGATATTGATGTTATTTGTGATGTTGGTGGTCAAGACATTAAAGTTCTATTTTTAAAAAATGGTGAGATTCGTAACTTTCGACTTTCAAATCAATGCTCAGCTGGGAATGGCATGCTTTTGCAAGCGATGGCAGACCAGTTCGGTATTGAGATTGATAAGTATGCCGAGACCGCATTTCAAGCTGAACTATCACCGAAGTTTTCTTACGGCTGTGCTGTTTTTCTGGATACAGACCGGGTTAATTTTCAAAAGGAAGGGTTCTCAAAAGAAGAACTATTAGCTGGACTTGCTTTTGTGTTACCTAAAAATATTTGGCAATATGTCGTGCAAATTCCGCGAATGGCTGAACTAGGGAAGAGATTTGTTTTACAAGGCGGGACACAGAATAATTTAGCGGCAGTTAAAGCGCAAGTAGATTATATAAAGGAACGTGTACCAAATGCTGAAGTATTTGTCCATCCTCATACAGGAGAAGCGGGGGCAATTGGAGCGGCGATGGAAGCACTTCGGGTTGTCAAACGTAAAGGTGGCACATCATTTATTGGCCTAGATACCGCGTTAAATATTGAGTATACGACAACAAATGATCATTCGACGGTTTGCCATTTTTGTGAAAATCTCTGTTCACGAACGTTTATTGATACAACTACGCTTGATGGCAACACGGCTAGATATATATCAGGCTTTAGTTGTGAAAAAGGTACCGTTGAAGATAAGGAATCTGTGATCGGATTAACAAAACAGCGTAATGCTTTAAAAGTTAAGTACCCGAATTTAGTCGAATATGAAGCGAAAAAAATGTTTGAACGCTTTTTTGAGCCAGACCCAATGCCATCTGAAGAAATGTTGATTGACGATGTCAAGCTAGAAAAGCGGATTATTCCATTTTTAGAACCGAAACGGACAGATTTCAAGCGTCGTTTTCAGCGTTCGCCACAATCAGCGGCTGAGCAACGAAGCAAAATAAAAATTGGTATCCCTCGGGTTTTAGGTATTTGGTCTACAGCGCCTTTTTGGAAGACCTATTTTGAGGTAATCGGACTAGACTTAAAAAATGTAATCTTTAGTGACTATACGAGTGAAGGCTTGTGGATGAAAGGTGGCAAATATGGTTCTGTTGATCCGTGCTATCCTTCTAAAGTAGTTCAAGCACATGTTCATAATTTGTTGACGAAACATCATGAAAAGCACGAGTTAAATTTTATCTTTTTCCCGTGTATTACTCATTTACCAACGTTTTTAGATAATGTCATGGATACATCTAGTTGCCCAATTGTCAGTGGTTCGCCAAATGTAATTAAAGCAGCATTCACAAAGGAAACTGATTTTTTTAAAGTAAAGAATGTTACGTATTTAGATCCAGCTGTTACATTTGTTGAAAAAAACTTCATGAAGCAACAATTATTCGAAGCATTTTGTAGATTATTAATGATAACTGAAGACGAAAATAGTTTTGCGGTTGATCAAGGCTTAAAGGCAATGGGGGCCTTTGATAAAAAAATGGAAGCGAAAGGAAAAGCAATCTTAGAGGATGTTGAGAAAAATGGTCGTCTAGCGCTCGTTATGACTGGGCGTCCTTATCATTCTGACCCTGGTCTTAATCACCGCGTTCTCGAAGAATACCAATTGAAAGGATATCCAATTCTTTCGATGCGTTCAATTCCCAAAGATCATGATTGGGTAGCCAACTATTTTCGAAGTGATTTGCAAACAAAAAAGATATCTAGTCCATTTGATATTAATGATGTTTGGCCAGAAAATTTTAGTGCAAACAGTGCTCAAAAAGTTTGGGCGACAAAATTTGCTGCTAGACACCCGAACCTCGCCTTATTAGATCTCTCTAGCTTTAAATGTGGGCATGATGCACCGACGTACGGAATTATTGATGCGATCACCGGGACTGCTAATGTTCCATACTCAGCCCTTCATGATATTGATGCTAACAAACCCTCCGGCTCAATAAAAATCCGGGTAAAAACGTATCATCATTCGTTAAAACTAAGAGAAGAGATTCTAGAAGATGAACTGAAGCGAAAACAGCAACGTGAAGTTCTCAATGGTGATTCGCCGGTAGAAGAAACAAGTTAG